TGGATGTTGCCAGCGTAGAAGTGCTTCTGCGCCAATTACGCGTTGGCAGCGGGCATCGATCTGCGGCTGATAATGCAGACAGAACTGCTGCTCCACCAACGCTTGGCGTAATTCGGTTTCCAGTTGCAGACGCTGGCTGACCACTACCTGCATCTGCGGTTCGAAGAAGGCCATACTGTTCCTGCCGTTGGCCTTGACGCCATACAGTGCCGTATCGGCATGCTTGAGCAGGTCTTCCGGGGTGTCGCCGTGCTGTGACCCCAGGGCTATGCCAATGCTGCAGCTCAATTGCAGGTTATGCCCCTTGATCGTCATGGGCGCCGCCACGGCATGCAGTAGTTGCTCGGCACTTGACCTGGCCTGTTCAGCCACTTGCTGGTGGTCGCCTTTCAGGCCGGTGAGCAGCACGACAAATTCATCGCCGCCCAGGCGTGCCACCGTATCGGCTTTACGCACCTGACCCAGCAGGCGTTGGCTGACCTCCTGCAATACTGCATCGCCACAACTGTGGCCGAGTGAATCATTGATGCGTTTGAAATGGTCCAGATCGAAGAACAGCAGCGCGCAGCTCAGACCATGGCGTTCACCCAGCGCCAGGTGCTGATGTATGCGGTCATGCAGCAGCAGGCGGTTAGGCAAGTCGGTCAGCGCGTCGTGGAAGGCCTGGTGCTTGATGCGCGCCTCAACCTGCTTCTGCTCGGTGACGTCCTTCAGGCTGGTGAGCGTACGCCGCTCATCGCCAATCAGAATGAAGTTGCTGGACGCTTCGCAGTGCAGCACGCGGCCGTCCTGAGTAACAAAATCAATAGGCTCGTTGCGCAGGCGATTATCCTTCAGAAGCTTAGCGATGGTGGCAGGACGCTTTTCTGGATGCCGCCAGAGACCGATTTCCAAAGCCGTCTTGCCGACTATATCCGCGCCTTGATAGCCGAATAGCTCGGTAAAGCTGCGGTTGATCTCGGCAATCTGGGCGCTTTGTTTTTCGAACAGCATGTAAGGTTCGGGGGAGTCCTGAAACAGCGCGGAAAACTTGGCTTCGCTGCGCTTGAGTGCCTGCTCGGAGGTGATGCGGTCACTGATGTCGTGGGCCATGAGGAGGCGACACGCCTGACCACTGACATCGATCAGTTCTGCGTACAGCAGGCAAGGCTTCAGTTCACCGTCACGGCATCTGAAGCGGGTTTCAAATTGGTCGATGCGGCCTTCGCGATTAACGGTTTCGAGCAATTGCTCGCGCTGCTGCTGGCTGCTCCAGGCGGGTATGTCGGCGGAAGAATGACTGATGATGTCTTCGGCACGCCAACCGAACAATTGCTCAAACGCCGGGTTGATCGCCAGTACTTCGTTATCGCTCACCCGGGTCAGGATGCAGGCAATAGGCAGGCGGTGGAACAGGGTAATAAAGCCTTCGTCGCTTGCAATGCGACTGCTCATGGGTGCCGCCAGAGCATGGGCGTTTGGGCATCTGCTGGATGAGTAAGCAGGGTCATGGTGATTAACGCTCTTTGTTTCTTCCCAAAGTAGCTGTTTGGCCTGGCGGATACAAGAACCCGAAATGGGTAGTCGGCGTGGATAGTCAGGCTCCGATGCTGACCCTTACCGCGCGGTAATCAGCTATCTCCTCGCGCACGTCCTCGCGGCCTCCGGACTGAACGTTTTGATAATGCTTCAGCGTTTTCGCCAGATACGCCCGCGCGACGCTTGCCTGCTCCGGGGTGTTCGCCCGCCATATATCGACTCCGACGGGACTGATATCGCATGTTCTGGCAGTTGCAGGCGACTCGGCGGATACCCGTAGAACCTCGTAGAAACGCTGGTTGTCTTTCACCAACACCTCTTCGCTCAGGCGCAAGCCGAGCCTGATCAGTTGTTGGCGCAGGTGGTACTCCTGGTGAACAGGGCACAGCAGGAAATCAATGCTGGCATGCGGGTGCTGCTCGCAAATGGCCTTGATAAAGCGGGTCATCAGATCGCCACCCACGCCGGCAATGATGATCAAATGTCTGCCGGGAAATCGCGCCAACGGCAAGGCGGCAGTGTCCAGGCAGTGCGTGTGCCATTGGCTGGCCTGACTTGGGCACGAAGCGTGCGGGTAAAAGTGCTCCAGCCTGGTCTGCAGCTGGCTGATCAGTTCCGGGAGGATGTCGACAAAGTGAATATGTGGCGCTGCCTCGCGCGTCAGCAGGCTGGCGCCCAGCAGGCCGTGATCGCAGCAGCAATCCCAGATATGCGCATAACCCGGGGCCACCATGGATTGAATTTGCTTGAGGCGTTTGCTGAGTTTCAAGTTCCGGCCTGCAGGGGCTGGCTGCTATTGATGCCGGACATTATGTCTGAATAGAACTGTTATGCCAGTGTGCGGTCTTAGTTATTAGCTGCGTACCATTCGGCCGTAGCTGCTTAACTTTTCTAGCGGTTTACTTTTGCGGTCAATATCAAATTGGAGTTGATTATGAGTCTTACAATCAAATCGTTGTTGCTCACTATGGCAGTTCTGTTCGTTGCAGGGTGTAACACTATGGAGGGCGCCGGTCGTGATATGCAGGATGCTGGCGAAGCGGTTGAGCGCGAGGCAGCAAACTAAGCGTTTTCGAATCCAGACTGCCCGGCTGGGAGTTTCCGCTCGGGTGGTCTGGTTTAGTTGCAATGGTTATCTCCTTTTTCCCCTACGTATTATCCGCACTCAGAACGTCTCTTCTTTATTATCGCTCAGTCCCCCTCTGCCGGATAATAGGGAACTATTCGTCGCTGTCATTAAAGTGTCCTGCACCTGAACTGTGCACCGAGTGCAGTGTCAATCCTGTAGAGGGTTGTCATCCACTAGGAGTCGAATCGTGACTTTTTCTATTGTTGCCCGTTGCTCGCGAACCGGCCAGCTCGGCGTCGCCGCCAGTACTGCAGTGCAGGCAGTGGGCAAGCTCGCCTGTCATGCAGTGCCTAACATAGGTGCTGTGGCTTCGCAGGCTGTGGTTAACCCCTATTTGGCCTACGATGCGTTGCGGCTGCTTGAACAGGGTGTAGAGGCGGGCGCCGCATTGAAACGGGTGCTGGCGCTAGAAAGCCAGCCGCAAAGCCGACAGGTGGGAATCGTTGACCATCAAGGCCGGGTAGCGGCCTGGACCGGCGCCGAGAACATCCCTTGGGCCGGGCATATTGAGGGCAAGCAGTGCATGATTCAGGGTAACCGCCTGGTCGGGCCTTGGGTGTTGGAGCGCATGCTGCAGGTGATGCACGATGTGGAATATCTATCATTGGCTGAGCGGCTGGTGCGCACCATTCAGGCTGGCGCCGTGGTGGGTGGTGACCGGCATGGTGAGCGCTCGGTAAATGTGATGGTATTTGGCGCTGAGGAATATCCGTTGTGTGACATCCGCATCGATGACCACGAT
This genomic stretch from Halopseudomonas pelagia harbors:
- a CDS encoding entericidin A/B family lipoprotein, whose protein sequence is MSLTIKSLLLTMAVLFVAGCNTMEGAGRDMQDAGEAVEREAAN
- a CDS encoding putative bifunctional diguanylate cyclase/phosphodiesterase, yielding MSSRIASDEGFITLFHRLPIACILTRVSDNEVLAINPAFEQLFGWRAEDIISHSSADIPAWSSQQQREQLLETVNREGRIDQFETRFRCRDGELKPCLLYAELIDVSGQACRLLMAHDISDRITSEQALKRSEAKFSALFQDSPEPYMLFEKQSAQIAEINRSFTELFGYQGADIVGKTALEIGLWRHPEKRPATIAKLLKDNRLRNEPIDFVTQDGRVLHCEASSNFILIGDERRTLTSLKDVTEQKQVEARIKHQAFHDALTDLPNRLLLHDRIHQHLALGERHGLSCALLFFDLDHFKRINDSLGHSCGDAVLQEVSQRLLGQVRKADTVARLGGDEFVVLLTGLKGDHQQVAEQARSSAEQLLHAVAAPMTIKGHNLQLSCSIGIALGSQHGDTPEDLLKHADTALYGVKANGRNSMAFFEPQMQVVVSQRLQLETELRQALVEQQFCLHYQPQIDARCQRVIGAEALLRWQHPDKGLIGPGSFMHVLEESGMILQAGHWVLVQACHFIARLLGECKVAPDSFSLSVNISPRQFRQSDFVAQVDAAVRECGIPAHCLKLEITESMVIQNIKDTVSKMHELRAMGIRFAIDDFGTGYSSLSYLKRLPVDLLKIDQSFIHDCAQEGNDAEIVRAIIAMARSLKLELIAEGVETAEQLAFLQQQDCHAYQGYLFSPAVAEERFLQFILPRQSNIDAHESR
- a CDS encoding tRNA (adenine(22)-N(1))-methyltransferase, with product MKLSKRLKQIQSMVAPGYAHIWDCCCDHGLLGASLLTREAAPHIHFVDILPELISQLQTRLEHFYPHASCPSQASQWHTHCLDTAALPLARFPGRHLIIIAGVGGDLMTRFIKAICEQHPHASIDFLLCPVHQEYHLRQQLIRLGLRLSEEVLVKDNQRFYEVLRVSAESPATARTCDISPVGVDIWRANTPEQASVARAYLAKTLKHYQNVQSGGREDVREEIADYRAVRVSIGA
- a CDS encoding DUF1028 domain-containing protein, whose translation is MTFSIVARCSRTGQLGVAASTAVQAVGKLACHAVPNIGAVASQAVVNPYLAYDALRLLEQGVEAGAALKRVLALESQPQSRQVGIVDHQGRVAAWTGAENIPWAGHIEGKQCMIQGNRLVGPWVLERMLQVMHDVEYLSLAERLVRTIQAGAVVGGDRHGERSVNVMVFGAEEYPLCDIRIDDHDQPMQELERLFVLYQNKVLPEVLKMPRRCDVPAGSGKYRALAENTRLLMRGNLMHA